A single genomic interval of Panulirus ornatus isolate Po-2019 chromosome 37, ASM3632096v1, whole genome shotgun sequence harbors:
- the LOC139760587 gene encoding uncharacterized protein, producing MALGHNVMFPGGKLMQSAAHEAHRYMTEAYRLATGEPETYRMPYTAAAVSSPSLTTETHRSTVDISAPSVTGDRSQNAAQRQAQGDRIHYTPVSLPTHMNVESPRLESHSSRVLSALERLPHNANRQSTIKAESEPVLYGKNAYSTAVSDITQLPSQVSKSKNISSVGSSHMFPVPFSPSYQQYSEENGTNYKRHYFDEASTPRREALSDCVSTAGELPQLSRERNDNGSSSLTANFSRFNSDCGSQGVYSHEDLSRNGNRPAGVVNSELNLVSQATTSANSEIIVRSKMPKGRQPKTYKCQICEQEFKNGTQLKNHTWRHTGEKPYSCVICQATFTQQSNLKTHMRIHTGERPYTCEECNATFTQISNLRTHQKIHTGEKPYECDICLTRFSQQSNLKSHKLIHSGERPFKCEVCGASFVQSTHLRNHKRIHTNERPYACDQCGAKFRQLSNLKTHEKIHTGERPHVCEECGSAFAQKSNLKSHKLKLHSNDGAPTRRGRKKKLEAIRPFICEECGAKFTMMSNLKIHMRLHTGEKPFHCTLCGASFAQRSNLKAHEQTHSDERPFKCLECTAAFRQKTNLKTHKMKKHPVKSLKIKILQDSQYIMQDLSQVAGNEGEGSSHLIEEPIVQIREGKSDHLHILTEGALEEEECIKLEREVCSNRESTLSQKNARMVVSEPCPHEANPYDSPNF from the coding sequence ATGGCACTTGGACACAACGTCATGTTTCCTGGAGGAAAACTAATGCAAAGTGCAGCTCATGAAGCTCATAGGTATATGACAGAAGCTTATCGTCTGGCTACTGGAGAACCTGAAACATATCGCATGCCTTATACTGCTGCTGCAGTCAGTTCCCCATCACTGACAACTGAGACACATAGATCTACAGTAGATATTAGTGCACCATCTGTTACTGGTGATAGATCTCAGAATGCTGCTCAGCGGCAGGCACAGGGTGATCGAATTCATTATACCCCAGTAAGCTTACCCACACACATGAATGTGGAGTCCCCAAGGCTGGAGAGTCACTCATCACGAGTACTTAGTGCTTTAGAGAGGTTGCCCCATAATGCAAACAGACAGTCAACCATTAAAGCTGAAAGTGAACCTGTGCTTTATGGTAAGAATGCTTACTCCACTGCTGTAAGTGATATAACGCAGCTGCCTTCACAGGTGTCCAAAAGCAAAAATATCTCTTCAGTTGGTAGCTCTCATATGTTTCCTGTGCCCTTCTCACCATCTTACCAACAATATTCGGAAGAAAATGGTACTAATTATAAGCGTCACTACTTTGATGAAGCTTCCACTCCAAGAAGAGAGGCACTGTCAGATTGTGTCAGTACTGCGGGAGAATTACCACAGTTAAGTAGAGAGAGAAATGACAATGGAAGTTCATCACTGACAGCAAATTTCAGCCGCTTTAATAGTGACTGTGGTAGTCAAGGTGTGTATAGTCATGAAGATCTATCAAGAAATGGAAATAGACCTGCAGGTGTGGTTAATTCTGAACTTAACCTTGTGTCTCAGGCCACCACGTCAGCTAATTCTGAGATTATTGTGCGATCCAAGATGCCTAAAGGAAGGCAGCCTAAGACTTATAAATGTCAGATATGTGAACAGGAATTTAAAAATGGGACCCAGCTAAAGAACCACACTTGGCGTCATACTGGGGAGAAGCCTTATTCTTGTGTTATTTGTCAAGCTACTTTTACCCAACAATCGAACTTGAAAACACATATGCGTATTCATACTGGGGAGCGCCCTTACACATGTGAGGAATGTAATGCCACATTTACACAAATTTCAAATCTGCGTACGCATCAGAAAATTCATACAGGtgaaaagccatatgaatgtgATATATGTCTGACAAGATTCTCACAGCAGTCAAATCTTAAGAGTCACAAATTGATCCATTCAGGAGAGAGACCTTTTAAGTGTGAAGTTTGTGGAGCATCATTTGTACAATCCACACACTTGCGGAATCATAAACGCATTCATACAAATGAAAGACCTTATGCCTGTGATCAGTGTGGTGCAAAATTTCGTCAATTGTCAAATTTAAAAACACATGAAAAGATTCATACAGGTGAACGGCCACATGTATGTGAAGAATGTGGTTCTGCATTTGCACAGAAATCAAACTTAAAGTCTCACAAGTTGAAATTGCACTCAAATGATGGAGCCCCAACTAGAAGAGGACGTAAGAAGAAATTAGAAGCCATTCGTCCGTTTATATGTGAAGAATGTGGTGCTAAGTTCACCATGATGTCCAATCTTAAGATACATATGCGACTCCACACAGGTGAAAAGCCTTTTCATTGTACTTTGTGTGGTGCCAGCTTTGCCCAACGGTCAAACCTCAAAGCCCATGAGCAGACTCATTCTGATGAACGGCCATTCAAGTGTCTGGAATGTACCGCAGCTTTCAGGCAGAAAACAAACTTAAAAACTCACAAAATGAAAAAGCATCCTGTAAAAAGTCTCAAAATAAAAATATTGCAAGATTCACAATATATCATGCAAGATCTTTCACAGGTTGCAGGTAATGAAGGTGAGGGCTCTTCACATCTTATAGAGGAGCCCATTGTACAGATTAGGGAAGGAAAGAGTGACCATCTTCACATACTCACTGAAGGTGCTTTAGAAGAGGAAGAATGCATAAAGCTAGAAAGAGAGGTGTGCAGTAACAGAGAGAGCACCTTATCACAGAAAAATGCAAGGATGGTTGTCTCTGAGCCTTGCCCACATGAAGCAAACCCTTATGACAGTCCAAACTTTTAG